The sequence below is a genomic window from Candidatus Micrarchaeia archaeon.
TTCTTCTGTTTTTTCTAAAAATAATAAAGCGTTTTTTAATGAATGGCCGTTTAAGATTAAATGTTTTAAATAATCTTTTTCTTCTTCTGAGTATTCTAGAGAGTTTACTTGTCTTAACCTATTTGCATATTCAAAATAAGCTTTATATGAAGCAGAATATGCGTCTCGTTCATGATCATTTTCAATTTTTATTTTATTTTCTTTTATTAGTCTGCTTTTTTCTTCTTGTGAAAATTCTTTTTCTGGAATAAATAGTTTTACATTAAAACTTGCTGCAATTTTTAATACAAACTCTGGGCAAGGCCTTTTATCTGTAGCTATTATTGAAGGTTTTCCTATATTTAATATTTGTTTTATAACTTCTGCTTTGCCTGCATTTCTAATACTTATTATTTTTATTAAATTACCATTCAAATCTAAAGCAGAAATTCCAGTTGTTGTTCCTGGGTCAATTCCTATTATTAAATGCAATTAATCACCTATCTGGCGCCTCCGCCGCCTCCGCCGCCACCGAAGCCGCCGCCTCCACCAAAACCGCCCCCACCTCCTGAAGAAGGAGATATAGAAGCAGATCTTAAATTCATATTTAAAGCCATAAATGTAGCTAAAGTAAATGTTGTATTAATATTATTTGATATATACCATGAAGGAGTTGCATCTGGATATTTTAAATTAATATATTCTAAAACTTCTTTTCCAACACCTAAGGAAACAGCATATACTAAATAATGATCCCATAATTCTACTGCTGAAGGAGGTTTTTCTTTCATTGAAGTTAAATCTTCTAAAAATCTTTTAAAAGCCATCCATTGTTCATATTCTAAAGCGCCTTTTTCAGTTCGTTTTTCAAAAGGTTTTGCAAGCATAAAATAAAATACAAAAATAAACATAAATCCAAATTGTATCAATATAAATGTTAAAGGACATAAACATATAGAATTAAACATTATTAATGAAGATAAAATAATTATTATAGCAATTATTGCGGTGACATATGTTTTTCCTTTTTTAGCATTTTTTAAATCATGAAAATCATATTTTTTAGAATACTCTTTAATATCCTCTTCCCACTCTTTGAAAAAGGTATAATTTGATGAATTATATTTTTTGAATTTTTCATTCAAATCTACTTCTGTTTTATTTTTAAATAAAAAATTTAACAAATTTTTTTCAAAACTTAAAAGTTTTGAATCTTCTTTTTTTGTTCTTATTATAACTGTGTGTTTATCTTCTCCAAAAACACCTAAAGTTTTTTTAGCAGGAATTTCTTTTATTTTTAAATATCCTTTTCTTGCTAAATCCAAAATACATGCAACTAAATCTTGAGTTCTAGGTTTTTTATGAACTGCATCTATTAAAGTTCCTAAAACAGCAGGTGAATATTCATTTGGTAATTCTCTATAATATTTAGCATCAAAATCTACTTTTGGTTCTTTTCCATATTTATACCAAATGTAAATAATTATCCCAAAACCAATAATCCAAATTACAGATATTAATAATAAGTTTGAAGTATCTGTTTTAGATGGTCCAGTATCTTCATAAAAATGTGTTTCTTCGTTTATTATTTTTTCTAAACCTGTTTCGTTTTTAAAAATTATATTACTTTTATCTGTTATTAATTCCTGGGGAAAAGCTAAACGCGCTTCAACATATTGAGAACCGGCTATATCATTTGCAGTATAATATGCGTAACTATCAAATAATTCAACATTTCCATTTGAAGGTCCATGCCCCCATGCTTTATATTCCTCTTTT
It includes:
- a CDS encoding DUF2207 domain-containing protein, translating into MKKLLFILILFMVFIFAKSYSIGPMEQTIYINLDGTVDINETISYSFNSGEFHEVYRTIPLSWREGTFEILEYQVYEDEKPINTRIDKIGNNKIELIGYSTWENEVHNYTFSYKISNIIVCYTDVCDFYWKLKGEEWDKPFPSLKANIYLPSNISKEEYKAWGHGPSNGNVELFDSYAYYTANDIAGSQYVEARLAFPQELITDKSNIIFKNETGLEKIINEETHFYEDTGPSKTDTSNLLLISVIWIIGFGIIIYIWYKYGKEPKVDFDAKYYRELPNEYSPAVLGTLIDAVHKKPRTQDLVACILDLARKGYLKIKEIPAKKTLGVFGEDKHTVIIRTKKEDSKLLSFEKNLLNFLFKNKTEVDLNEKFKKYNSSNYTFFKEWEEDIKEYSKKYDFHDLKNAKKGKTYVTAIIAIIIILSSLIMFNSICLCPLTFILIQFGFMFIFVFYFMLAKPFEKRTEKGALEYEQWMAFKRFLEDLTSMKEKPPSAVELWDHYLVYAVSLGVGKEVLEYINLKYPDATPSWYISNNINTTFTLATFMALNMNLRSASISPSSGGGGGFGGGGGFGGGGGGGGAR
- a CDS encoding DUF460 domain-containing protein encodes the protein MHLIIGIDPGTTTGISALDLNGNLIKIISIRNAGKAEVIKQILNIGKPSIIATDKRPCPEFVLKIAASFNVKLFIPEKEFSQEEKSRLIKENKIKIENDHERDAYSASYKAYFEYANRLRQVNSLEYSEEEKDYLKHLILNGHSLKNALLFLEKTEEKIKEEIKDKPTKRDKHIEEWIEEIKNITRENQELKKQIQKLKLEKEQIEWEIKKEKNIRKKEIEKDKEVIKLKNEIIRLKLYIESKKNKKKKKKIKEEQNTKYLKNMVENIITEYRDKRKKEIN